A single genomic interval of Selenobaculum gibii harbors:
- a CDS encoding dicarboxylate/amino acid:cation symporter, whose protein sequence is MSKSDDALSKLGTWIIAATVLGAVVGLLMGESAKMFAPIGDLFMQLIKMVVVPMVFFSLVGGGASLGNSKSAGKIGIVTFIYYAVTTIASVVIGLLFGELFKPGAGMSLETFNAIASNEFADKGALPGFWDTVIGFVPSNPFAALAEGNILQIIVFALFIGFSIAKFSGEKREFLLNVFNYMTEVLINIMTVIMYVAPIGVFALMADAVGTFGYDVLVKITYLVGIYILVLGLVNFVMIGGSVALFAKKVTFAQFFKSMYKVQLFAFSTASSMATLPLNMATVQNELKVSKETTSFALPLGATINMNGNAAYYALAACFFAQMFGMELTTAQYIAIIVTSTLGAVGQAGVPGPTLLVVAVLMAANIPIVALPILFGVDRIFDMLRTAVNITGDAACATIVDGLRDDE, encoded by the coding sequence TTGTCAAAGTCAGATGACGCATTGAGCAAGTTAGGCACATGGATTATCGCGGCGACGGTCCTTGGTGCTGTAGTTGGTTTGCTAATGGGGGAATCGGCAAAAATGTTTGCCCCTATAGGTGATTTATTTATGCAATTGATAAAAATGGTTGTAGTGCCAATGGTTTTTTTCTCGTTAGTTGGCGGTGGCGCTTCTCTAGGAAATTCCAAATCGGCAGGGAAAATTGGTATTGTTACATTTATTTATTATGCAGTGACAACAATAGCTTCAGTCGTAATTGGTCTTTTGTTCGGCGAACTTTTCAAACCTGGTGCAGGCATGAGCTTAGAAACATTTAATGCAATCGCATCAAATGAATTTGCCGATAAAGGAGCATTACCTGGTTTTTGGGATACAGTGATTGGATTTGTTCCATCTAACCCATTTGCCGCACTTGCTGAAGGAAATATTCTACAAATTATAGTATTTGCATTATTTATTGGTTTTTCAATTGCGAAATTTTCTGGAGAAAAGAGAGAATTTTTACTTAATGTTTTCAACTATATGACTGAGGTATTAATTAACATCATGACAGTAATTATGTATGTTGCGCCAATTGGTGTATTTGCTTTAATGGCAGATGCTGTAGGTACGTTTGGTTATGACGTTTTAGTAAAGATTACATATTTAGTTGGTATTTATATTTTGGTGCTTGGACTTGTGAACTTTGTTATGATTGGTGGATCTGTAGCGTTGTTTGCGAAAAAGGTTACATTTGCACAATTTTTCAAAAGCATGTATAAGGTACAATTATTTGCGTTTTCGACGGCATCTTCTATGGCCACTTTACCGTTAAATATGGCAACTGTACAAAATGAATTAAAAGTGTCGAAAGAAACCACTTCTTTTGCGCTTCCGTTAGGTGCTACGATTAATATGAATGGGAATGCAGCATATTATGCATTAGCCGCGTGTTTCTTTGCCCAGATGTTTGGGATGGAGCTTACAACAGCGCAATATATTGCAATTATTGTTACTTCAACATTAGGTGCTGTAGGGCAAGCGGGTGTTCCTGGACCTACGCTTCTTGTTGTTGCAGTATTGATGGCGGCAAACATTCCAATTGTGGCGTTGCCAATTCTATTTGGTGTAGATAGAATTTTTGATATGCTTAGAACGGCAGTTAACATCACTGGTGATGCAGCTTGCGCAACAATTGTAGATGGACTTAGAGACGACGAATAA
- a CDS encoding HD-GYP domain-containing protein: MHFFDIHPMNLMKSLSMALELTVNGMSTHHWRTALIADCIAKELKLEELKWQEVVYAALIHDIGAVSNWEERKLLRTMDDNSKRIYLHAEEGYELLLLSKRFEKLAKPIRYHHDNWCGGNPSGLAGDKIPLASRIIHLADRIEVSIYPGTYIFDQKNKILDYVDEKSGTAFDPNLVDAFNQCAKSEAFWLDLINPNYKEVFFSSLDVYGSISYTLEDVTEIADIFSIIIDKTSRYTAKHSRGVAEVAAYLAKQAGFSPSEVKEMRIAGLLHDLGKLAIPNEILEKPEKLTEEEYLLIKQHTYYTYRILQGIDNFEKIAQWAAYHHETLDGTGYPFRISEDSLSLGSKILAVADVFTALTEDRPYRESLSEEKVKDIMGKMAKYRRLDKQIIDLLFEHYQDARAFI; encoded by the coding sequence GTGCACTTTTTTGATATTCACCCTATGAATTTAATGAAGTCTTTATCCATGGCACTTGAGCTAACGGTAAATGGAATGTCAACGCATCATTGGCGGACGGCGCTTATTGCAGATTGTATTGCAAAAGAATTGAAGCTGGAGGAGTTAAAGTGGCAGGAGGTTGTCTATGCTGCTTTGATTCATGATATTGGTGCAGTATCCAATTGGGAAGAACGAAAATTACTAAGAACGATGGATGATAATTCTAAGCGGATTTATTTGCATGCTGAAGAAGGATATGAATTGCTTTTGTTATCAAAACGGTTTGAGAAATTAGCGAAGCCCATTAGATATCATCATGATAATTGGTGCGGGGGCAATCCATCTGGATTAGCAGGAGATAAAATTCCATTAGCTTCGCGAATTATCCATTTAGCGGATAGAATAGAAGTTTCTATTTATCCGGGTACATATATTTTCGATCAGAAAAACAAAATTTTAGATTATGTAGATGAGAAATCGGGTACTGCATTTGATCCAAATTTGGTAGATGCTTTTAATCAATGTGCGAAATCAGAAGCCTTTTGGCTAGATCTAATAAATCCAAATTATAAAGAAGTATTTTTTAGCAGTCTTGATGTCTATGGTTCAATCTCTTATACATTAGAAGATGTAACAGAAATTGCAGATATTTTTTCGATTATTATTGATAAAACGAGTCGATATACAGCAAAACATTCTCGTGGAGTTGCCGAAGTAGCAGCGTATTTAGCAAAACAAGCAGGTTTTAGTCCATCTGAGGTAAAAGAGATGAGAATTGCAGGCCTTTTGCATGACTTGGGAAAACTAGCGATACCAAATGAGATTTTAGAAAAGCCAGAGAAGTTGACGGAGGAAGAGTATTTACTGATTAAACAGCATACTTATTATACTTATCGTATTTTGCAAGGAATTGATAATTTTGAAAAAATTGCTCAATGGGCAGCTTACCATCATGAAACGTTGGATGGCACAGGATATCCATTTCGTATATCAGAAGATTCTCTATCTTTAGGATCAAAAATATTAGCTGTAGCAGATGTTTTTACGGCGCTGACAGAAGATCGTCCCTATAGAGAAAGTCTATCTGAAGAAAAAGTAAAGGATATCATGGGGAAAATGGCAAAGTATCGCAGATTGGATAAGCAGATTATAGATCTTTTATTTGAGCATTATCAAGATGCGCGAGCGTTTATTTAG
- a CDS encoding uracil-DNA glycosylase — MTEIFKNDWAKLLNTELEKPYYKSLRSFLIDEYRQQRIFPSMYDIFNALHYTPYKETKVVILGQDPYHGAGQAHGLSFSVRPGVKPPPSLINIFKELKSDLNCKIPSHGCLTSWAKQGVLLLNTVLTVRERQANSHQGVGWEFFTDRIIELLNENSEPLVFILWGSPAQRKAAMITNSKHLILKSPHPSPLSAHRGFFGSKPFSQANAYLIKNGRTPIDWQLPERPQSDT; from the coding sequence ATGACAGAAATATTTAAAAATGATTGGGCAAAGCTTTTAAATACAGAATTGGAAAAACCGTATTATAAAAGTTTACGGTCTTTTCTAATTGATGAATATCGTCAGCAGCGAATTTTCCCGAGTATGTATGATATTTTTAATGCACTTCACTATACTCCATATAAAGAGACGAAAGTTGTCATCTTAGGGCAAGATCCTTATCACGGCGCGGGACAGGCACATGGTTTGAGTTTTTCTGTGCGTCCAGGAGTTAAACCACCACCATCCTTAATTAATATATTTAAAGAGCTTAAGAGCGATTTGAATTGCAAAATTCCAAGTCACGGTTGTTTGACTTCGTGGGCCAAGCAGGGTGTATTATTATTAAACACGGTATTAACTGTTCGTGAACGGCAGGCAAATTCACACCAAGGTGTTGGCTGGGAGTTTTTCACCGATCGTATAATTGAACTCTTAAATGAAAATTCAGAGCCGCTGGTTTTTATTTTGTGGGGTAGTCCTGCCCAGCGAAAAGCAGCTATGATTACAAATTCAAAACATTTAATTTTAAAATCACCGCATCCAAGTCCTCTTTCGGCCCATCGCGGATTTTTCGGTAGTAAACCATTTTCACAGGCAAATGCATATCTTATTAAAAATGGCAGAACACCGATTGACTGGCAGCTTCCTGAAAGACCTCAATCGGATACTTGA
- a CDS encoding 2-oxoacid:acceptor oxidoreductase family protein — translation MMKQIRLSGSGGQGVITAAIIFAEGAVVEGKQAVQSQSYGPEARGGASKAEVIISNSFIYHPKVTHPDIVLAMTQKAADKYYHDLSAEGLLVVDEELVPHVPNHPNVIKVPITRLAVEGLGKSLFANVVALGLLVKLSNLVQLETIKEVVARRVPPATIEKNMEALMIGYHAID, via the coding sequence ATAATGAAACAGATTAGATTATCAGGCTCAGGTGGGCAAGGTGTTATAACAGCGGCGATTATTTTTGCTGAAGGTGCAGTTGTGGAAGGTAAGCAAGCTGTGCAATCGCAGTCTTATGGGCCGGAGGCCCGCGGTGGTGCATCGAAAGCAGAGGTTATTATTTCTAACAGCTTTATTTATCATCCGAAAGTAACACATCCGGACATTGTATTGGCAATGACGCAAAAAGCTGCCGATAAATACTATCATGATTTGTCTGCAGAGGGATTGCTTGTCGTTGACGAAGAACTTGTTCCGCATGTGCCGAATCATCCAAATGTAATAAAAGTACCGATTACTAGACTTGCTGTCGAAGGGCTAGGAAAATCGTTATTTGCCAACGTTGTTGCACTTGGATTATTAGTAAAACTATCGAATTTAGTTCAACTGGAAACCATAAAAGAAGTGGTGGCTAGGCGTGTGCCGCCAGCAACGATTGAAAAAAATATGGAAGCATTAATGATTGGTTATCATGCAATTGATTAA
- a CDS encoding 2-oxoacid:ferredoxin oxidoreductase subunit beta: MRSYDKYFRQNRLPHLWCPGCGNGIVMKAIVQAIEKKNLDQDKTIIVSGIGCSSRASGYMNFDTLHTAHGRAIPFATGIKLANPELNVIVITGDGDCTAIGGNHFIHGCRRNVDLTVILFNNNIYGMTGGQASPLTPLTKKATTAPYGSIDRPFDPCDLARAAGATYIARSTAFHVKHLADMIAQGMDNDGFSFIEAITQCPISYGRKNKLGDAPAMLKWMSEHAVMQAAFDKLPEEKREDKFPIGILHKASTTEYTTAYQKVIDLAGGGK, encoded by the coding sequence ATGAGAAGTTACGATAAATATTTTCGCCAAAACAGATTGCCTCATTTATGGTGCCCTGGCTGTGGTAATGGGATTGTAATGAAGGCGATTGTGCAAGCGATAGAAAAGAAAAATTTAGATCAAGATAAAACGATTATTGTATCGGGGATTGGATGTTCTTCAAGAGCGTCAGGGTATATGAACTTCGATACTTTGCATACAGCACATGGAAGAGCAATTCCATTTGCAACGGGAATTAAATTAGCGAATCCCGAATTAAATGTTATTGTCATCACAGGTGACGGAGATTGTACGGCAATTGGAGGAAATCATTTTATTCATGGCTGTCGTAGAAACGTGGATTTAACGGTGATTTTGTTCAATAATAATATTTATGGGATGACCGGTGGGCAGGCATCTCCGCTTACTCCACTTACGAAGAAAGCAACTACAGCGCCATATGGTTCAATTGATCGTCCGTTTGATCCATGTGACTTAGCGAGAGCAGCAGGGGCTACGTATATTGCGCGCAGTACGGCATTCCATGTAAAGCATCTAGCTGATATGATTGCACAAGGAATGGATAATGACGGCTTCTCCTTTATTGAAGCAATTACGCAATGTCCTATTTCCTATGGTAGAAAAAATAAATTAGGTGATGCCCCAGCAATGTTAAAATGGATGAGTGAACACGCTGTAATGCAAGCTGCTTTTGATAAATTGCCTGAAGAAAAACGTGAAGATAAATTCCCTATCGGAATTTTGCATAAAGCTTCGACAACAGAATACACAACAGCTTATCAAAAAGTCATTGACTTAGCTGGAGGTGGAAAATAA
- a CDS encoding 2-oxoacid:acceptor oxidoreductase subunit alpha gives MSKARLMQGNEACAEGALAAGVRFFGGYPITPSTEIAETMADLLPKYGGKFIQMEDEIGGAAVILGASLAGKKVMTATSGPGFSLKQELIGFAAIAEIPMVIANVQRVGPSTGQPTSPSQGDVMQARWGTHGDHPMIALSPWTVKETFDVTIKAVNYAERFRTPVIILLDEIVGHLRECVELPAIKDIEVYPRRKPTCTRAEGYQPYRPTEDLVPNVADFGQGYRIHVTGLIHDETGFPSGSPKVTEESIHRLHEKIMRVQDEITHYDEFFMEDAEYAVVAYGGTARTAYAAVETARKKGIKVGMVRLMTIWPFADKVIKEVATKVKAILVPELNYGQLVHEVERAANGMAKVKLLAKYNTEIFTPDEVTSAIEKLDQEVLK, from the coding sequence ATGAGTAAAGCTAGATTAATGCAGGGGAATGAGGCTTGTGCAGAAGGCGCATTAGCTGCAGGAGTTCGCTTTTTCGGTGGATATCCAATTACACCTTCTACGGAGATTGCTGAAACAATGGCAGATTTGTTACCCAAATACGGTGGTAAGTTTATTCAAATGGAGGATGAAATTGGTGGAGCAGCTGTAATACTAGGAGCTTCATTGGCAGGAAAAAAGGTAATGACAGCTACGTCGGGTCCGGGGTTCTCATTAAAACAGGAATTGATAGGATTTGCCGCAATTGCTGAAATTCCGATGGTTATTGCCAATGTACAACGTGTAGGTCCTTCGACAGGGCAGCCAACATCACCATCCCAGGGGGATGTTATGCAAGCTCGTTGGGGTACGCATGGTGATCATCCAATGATTGCGCTTTCACCATGGACTGTGAAAGAAACTTTTGATGTTACGATAAAAGCAGTAAATTATGCGGAACGTTTTAGAACACCAGTTATTATCTTATTAGATGAAATTGTTGGACACTTAAGAGAATGTGTAGAACTTCCAGCAATAAAAGATATTGAGGTTTATCCACGGCGTAAACCAACATGCACACGTGCAGAAGGGTATCAACCATATCGCCCGACAGAGGACTTGGTTCCAAATGTTGCAGATTTTGGGCAAGGGTATCGTATTCATGTGACGGGACTTATTCATGATGAAACGGGGTTCCCTTCTGGAAGTCCGAAAGTAACAGAAGAGTCTATTCATCGTTTGCATGAAAAGATTATGCGTGTACAAGATGAAATTACGCATTATGATGAATTTTTTATGGAAGATGCTGAGTATGCTGTCGTTGCTTATGGCGGTACAGCCCGTACAGCCTATGCCGCGGTTGAAACTGCGCGCAAAAAGGGAATTAAAGTAGGTATGGTTCGGTTAATGACGATTTGGCCATTCGCCGATAAAGTAATTAAAGAAGTTGCTACAAAAGTAAAAGCGATTTTGGTACCTGAACTTAACTATGGGCAATTAGTTCATGAAGTAGAACGGGCAGCAAATGGGATGGCTAAAGTCAAGCTATTAGCAAAATATAATACGGAAATCTTTACGCCAGATGAAGTTACTTCAGCAATTGAAAAATTAGATCAGGAGGTGCTGAAATGA
- a CDS encoding 4Fe-4S binding protein, with the protein MSVSITIKEARCKGCKICVTFCPKAVLALDTLGKVQVVNAEACIACGLCELRCPDYAIYIDKKVNANE; encoded by the coding sequence ATGAGCGTATCTATAACGATTAAAGAAGCAAGATGTAAAGGTTGCAAGATTTGTGTAACTTTTTGCCCTAAAGCTGTATTAGCTTTAGATACATTAGGCAAAGTGCAAGTGGTAAATGCTGAGGCATGCATTGCTTGTGGTTTGTGTGAATTACGTTGTCCAGATTATGCGATTTATATAGATAAGAAGGTGAATGCAAATGAGTAA